TAAAAAAAAGAAAGATGGAAGAAAGTATTAAAAGTTTTTTTAAAAGAACTTTTTTCTTCAGATACAGAAAATATATATTTTACATTTTTAGATAAATTATAGTATTTTGTTGTAAATAAGGATAACCTAAAAATCTCCAAAGAAGGTTCCACTATAAAATATATTTTTGAATTAACCTTATTCATTACTCTTTCCAAATGAAAACCTAATCCACATCCAAATATTATATATGAATAAATCTCATTTAATTCAAATTTATCTTTTAAATTTGAATTTGTATAATGAACAATAGGAGCATTAGATATAATAGTATCTAATTTATAAAATGGGGTTTTCTTTTCGGTTTCTAGAAGTTCATCACTATATTTTAAAGAGTAGAAAGTTTTAAAACTATCTTCATTAGGGTTAGAATTTATTGAGCTTAAAATAGTTGTAGTTGATTGCTCATGATTTTTACCATATAAGTAGCTATTTGATAAATTATCTAAAAGATCAAATCCATAGTCTTTATATTCTAAAGTATATTGTTCCTTAATTTGATTTAATTCTATAGCAGTTTCATATATTTTAATTTTTTTATATAACTCATTATGATTTTTTTCAAAATACTCCATATTTTTAATATAGTTATTTACTACTTCTTGTTGTATCTCATTTTCTTCCATTAAGTCTTCCTATAGTTTTATTTGATACTGAATTCTAAACTCTTCTTGAAAAGCTTCTTTTAAAGTATCATCAAATTCCTGTACACTAAAATATACTCTTGTTAAATGCTTTTCGTGGTCATTACTATTTTGTAACATTATAAAAGGGTAAGAAACTTCTCTGTTGATTTTAATTTCTGATATGATAGTATCATTTATACCAAATCTTATTATACCGTCTGTTACACCTAAGCCACCACTACTACTCTGAATCAAAGATTTAGCTTGATAATGCCTAATATTTGTTTTTTCATTTATATAATATCGTTCGTAATTCTTGCCGCCATTTTTACATTCGTACCAAAATTTACTATTTTTATTTTGAGGTAAAAGAGTAAAAGTTCCTAATCGAATACTTCCTTTAACAAACTCATTCATTTTAAGTTTTATATCTAAAGTTATTTCATTTTTATTAAAGTCAATTATCCAATTTTTATATTCTATTGCAATTTCTTTCATATAAATAATTGAAGATAATTTATATAAATTGTTATCTATTTTTTCTAATGTAAAATCTTTGACATTATTTAAGTCTGCAATTTTTCTTGTTTGAGCAGACTCTATAGTTGTTGTTCCTGTATAAAAGTCTGCTCCATGACTTATATAATCTAAATCACCATGTTTCACGCTTCCAAAGTTTAAAGACTGATTATTTTTATAAACCCGAGATAAAGACATACCTTTTAGTTTATTAAAAACTATTTTGTAATTATCCTTTTCTAAAATTAATTTATTATTATCTTCTTTTAATTTAAGGTCACTAGAAATATCCAATTTTGAAGACTTCTCATTTATACAAATTATTTTTGACTTTAAATAGTTAAGAGCATTTTCCCATTTCTTTTCTGTAATATGAGTACGATAATCACTTCCCCAATATTTTAAAAGTTGTTTTTTATCAATATTTGTTTTTACATTTTTAAGAAATTTAAAACAAAGAGTATTTATATAGTTAGCCCCTCGACCACATGCTGACCAACGGCTTAATGAATATTTATTCTGCTTTTTAACCAAAACAGGAGTAGTGGATGAGGATAAAACTAACGCAACTTTATCATCTAATGTTTTTCTTAGGACTTCTGAAGGTAATGCAAATTCACCCAAGCTTTTTAAATTATTCATTGCTTTAGAAATACATTTCCACTCATCTTCTTTTATAATTGCTTCTGTTTCAAATCTTCCTGGTCGATAATTAAATACTTCTAAATCTGAACTATAAATAGATAAAGCTTTATACCCAGAATTCAGATGATGTTTTATTATTGTTATATACTCTTCTAGGCTCATTTCTGAATGTGCCATTCGTTGAAATTGCTGAAAAACAATTGTGTCAGTCCAAATTATTGGTAAACTAGATTCTATACCTTTCACAATAACAGGTTGATGAGAGTACGTTTTATCCCATTCTCCCTCAGGATGTAAGGAATATGCATTATTCCATTCCATTACTATTGCAATATAACCTGCTTCTTCATAAACATCAACCATAGAACTAGAAAATACTTGTTCATTTATATAAGCAATCTTAGGTTTTATACCTAAAATATTTTGATAGACTTCTAATCCAATCTTTTGATTTTCATAATTTATTTCATAAGGGACAAGTGGTCCAATAAGCTGTATGTAACCACTTCCAATTAACTCTATTAAACCTTCTTCATATAATTTCTTAAACTTTTTAATCCAAAAAGGTCTTAACTCAAGGATTTTTTCTAAACTATATGCACTTAATTCTAAACCAACTTTTAAATTATTATTTTGAACTAATTCTAATAAAGGAAAATATGTTTTATCTATAACTTCAGGTAAATTTTCTTCTTCAATAGCTGAAAAAGACAGATTTCCATGGTATATTTTATAAAATAGCTTATTCAAAAGTAATTTTCACTTTCTCTAAAAAGTTTTGTGCATTTAAAATTGCATCTTCTCTACTATCTCCTTTTGCCAATGCAAAACCTAATCTCTTAGAGTGATCTGTTGTTTTAGAATTCACTCTATCTCCTACTTTTGCGTGAAAAGTTGATAGTAATATATTTTTATCATACTCTAAATTATCAATACTTCTAATTATACCACTATGATTTTTATCTACAAACCTATATCTTAAAGATATAAAATCATTTCGTTTATATTCTAATTCATCTTTAGTCACTTTCATATTCATATGAAGTTTTATAGCGATTTTTATAAAATCTATTCCTGTAGATTCAGGAATCTCTACAGTTGAAAAATTACCTCCTGAAAGTCTAAGAGCAAACTCTATAATATGAAGTTCATCCTCATAAATTACAATATCACCTTTTATTACACCATTTTTTATATTTAGTTTTTTAGCAATTAAAAAAAGATACTCTTTTAACTCTCTCTTATGATTCTCTTTCATATATAACGATGGTAAATCACCACCATTTTCTATGATATTAGGTAAAAAGTTTTCCATGTCATCATAATTTCTATCAGAAAAGCCTATATTATATATTTCACCATCTATAACAAAAGATTCCGTACTAATCTGAGGGCCATTAAGATATTTTTCTACTAAAACTTTTTTTTGATTACTAAACTCTAAAGCATAATCATAATACTTCTCAATATTTTCTAAATCTTGAATAAAACTAATACCTCTTGCGGCTGAATTATCAACAGGTTTTAAAACAATAGGGAAACCATATACCTGAGTAAATTCTCTTATATCCTTAATACTTTTTACAAGCTTATATGAAGGGATAGCAATGCTATTCTCTTTCATAAATTCTTTAGAGTCAAATTTATTTTCACTTAGTTTTGCACACTCCAAATCTATTGTATAGTTCACACCTAAAAATTCCGCAGTTTGAGCAATAATATATGGGATATCAACTCCAAAAGCAATTACACCATCTACTTTTTTTGAAAGTTTTGTCTCTATAAAACTTTTTATTTGTTCAATATGTTTAATACTAACAACATAAAATTCATCAGAATAATCCTTTCCAGAAGCATTTTCATTTCCATCAAGAACAATAGTATATATTCCCATCTCTTTTGCTTTTAAGATTCCTGGAATTTGATCAGGTCCTGCTCCTAGAATAAGTAAAGTTTTCATTAAAAATATAATCCACCATTTACATTAATTACTTGTGCCGTAATATAACTACTTTCATCAGAGGCCAAAAACTTTACTACTTTTGCAACTTCATTTTGAGTTCCAAATCGTTTTAATAATATATTTTTCGATGCTTCTTTTACTACTTTAGATTGCATTCCACTTGCTGCCATTTCACTTTCAATAAGTCCAGCGGAAACAAC
This Arcobacter sp. LA11 DNA region includes the following protein-coding sequences:
- a CDS encoding ATP-grasp domain-containing protein; the protein is MKTLLILGAGPDQIPGILKAKEMGIYTIVLDGNENASGKDYSDEFYVVSIKHIEQIKSFIETKLSKKVDGVIAFGVDIPYIIAQTAEFLGVNYTIDLECAKLSENKFDSKEFMKENSIAIPSYKLVKSIKDIREFTQVYGFPIVLKPVDNSAARGISFIQDLENIEKYYDYALEFSNQKKVLVEKYLNGPQISTESFVIDGEIYNIGFSDRNYDDMENFLPNIIENGGDLPSLYMKENHKRELKEYLFLIAKKLNIKNGVIKGDIVIYEDELHIIEFALRLSGGNFSTVEIPESTGIDFIKIAIKLHMNMKVTKDELEYKRNDFISLRYRFVDKNHSGIIRSIDNLEYDKNILLSTFHAKVGDRVNSKTTDHSKRLGFALAKGDSREDAILNAQNFLEKVKITFE